One Hemibagrus wyckioides isolate EC202008001 linkage group LG07, SWU_Hwy_1.0, whole genome shotgun sequence DNA segment encodes these proteins:
- the LOC131355550 gene encoding atypical chemokine receptor 2, with product MDVTEPAHSNGSEYEYDYFDYYELDALADFRPCEKHQVKKFGRSFLPAFYSVSCALGLLANFTLLYVLVRSKPARRSHAACMLCSDLLFTSTLPFWAVYAAREWIFGARACKFVTLVYAVGLYSSNMFVACAVLRSCVGAACVFRCFRRVGETTKSVVWCACVWLLSCLAAATHLNFVEEHHTHGETYCTYHFSQGWKVFMRLQLIVLLFGIPFLLLLGSSVVLFLRTRSTGRSRMLRRTVFSTGLFFALWFPYTLVLILHILQELHVVLECNASLHLDYAIQSTECIAFTHVFINPAAYVLLNNRAWRTLREKCVSPREYLLDVSENTDSASSQDGGVELRALQSCSDPEYEQETAEKPGHVLPRAT from the coding sequence ATGGATGTCACTGAGCCCGCGCACAGTAACGGGTCGGAATACGAGTATGATTACTTTGATTATTACGAGTTAGACGCGCTGGCGGACTTCCGGCCGTGTGAGAAACACCAGGTGAAAAAGTTTGGCCGTTCTTTCCTGCCCGCTTTTTACTCGGTCTCGTGCGCTCTCGGTCTGCTGGCCAATTTCACCCTCCTGTACGTGCTCGTGCGGAGCAAACCAGCGAGAAGATCTCACGCCGCGTGCATGCTGTGCTCGGACCTGCTGTTCACGAGCACCCTGCCGTTCTGGGCGGTGTACGCAGCGCGGGAATGGATCTTCGGCGCGCGCGCGTGCAAGTTCGTCACGCTGGTGTACGCGGTCGGTTTGTACAGCAGCAACATGTTCGTGGCGTGTGCGGTGCTGCGGAGCTGCGTGGGCGCCGCGTGCGTGTTCCGGTGTTTCCGACGCGTCGGGGAGACCACGAAGAGCGTCGTGTGGTGCGCGTGCGTGTGGCTGCTGTCGTGCCTGGCCGCTGCAACGCACCTGAACTTCGTGGAGGAGCACCACACCCACGGCGAGACCTACTGCACCTACCACTTCTCACAAGGCTGGAAGGTCTTCATGCGCCTCCAGCTGATCGTGCTCCTCTTTGGGATTCCGTTCCTGCTCCTGCTCGGTTCCTCCGTGGTCTTGTTCCTGCGCACTCGCTCCACAGGGCGTTCCAGGATGCTGAGGCGTACGGTGTTCTCCACTGGGCTGTTCTTTGCACTCTGGTTCCCGTACACGTTGGTGCTGATCCTGCACATTCTGCAGGAGCTGCACGTGGTCTTGGAGTGCAACGCCAGTCTCCACCTGGACTACGCCATCCAGAGCACAGAGTGCATCGCCTTCACGCACGTCTTCATCAACCCCGCGGCGTACGTGCTGCTCAATAACCGAGCGTGGAGGACCCtcagagagaagtgtgtgagcCCAAGGGAGTACCTGCTGGACGTGTCGGAGAACACGGACAGCGCATCCAGTCAGGACGGCGGCGTAGAGTTAAGAGCTCTCCAGAGTTGCTCAGATCCTGAGTACGAGCAAGAAACCGCCGAGAAACCAGGACACGTATTACCGCGAGCCACGTAA
- the LOC131355476 gene encoding 5-beta-cholestane-3-alpha,7-alpha-diol 12-alpha-hydroxylase-like: MSFLLQILLALIISLLGGLYLLGAFRRRRPGEPPLDKGPLPWLGHILEFRRDTAKFLERMRKKHGDIFTVQLGGFYFTFLTDPLSFGSVVKEARAKLDFNEFARHLVQRVFGYHPIKDDHKLIQASSNKHLMGEGLVELTQAMMNNLQNLMLHRIRSESTDSRSWQEDGLFAFCYNIVFRAGYLALFGNEAAKSSGSPDKAKEVDRKESEELFHEFRKYDQLFPKLAYGVLGPSEKMEAERLKRHFWNTLAVEKMKSRENISGWVSESQQMREEHGVLKSMQDRHMFLLLWASQGNTGPASFWLLLFLMMHPDAMAAVKSEVDEVLHETGQEVKRGGPLINLTRDMLLKTPVLDSAVDESLRLTAAPVLTRAVLQDMSLKMNNGCEYKIRKGDRVSLFPYTAVQMDPEVHPDPHTFKYDRFLTPEGGKKTEFYKGGKKVKYFNMPWGAGVSMCPGRFFAVNELKQFVFLMLTYFDFELKNPNEVIPDIDVRRWGFGTMQPTRDIPFRYRLRF; the protein is encoded by the coding sequence ATGAGTTTCCTGCTGCAAATTCTTCTGGCTTTGATTATCTCTCTGCTTGGGGGACTTTACCTTCTCGGAGCTTTCCGGCGCCGAAGACCTGGAGAACCTCCTCTGGATAAAGGTCCTCTGCCATGGCTGGGACACATCCTGGAGTTCCGGAGAGACACTGCAAAGTTTCTGGAGAGGATGAGAAAGAAGCATGGAGATATTTTCACTGTCCAGCTGGGAGGGTTTTACTTCACTTTTCTCACGGACCCTCTGTCCTTCGGCTCGGTGGTCAAAGAAGCCCGAGCCAAACTGGACTTTAACGAGTTCGCTAGGCACCTGGTGCAGCGTGTCTTTGGCTACCATCCCATAAAAGATGACCACAAGCTTATTCAGGCATCCAGCAACAAGCATCTGATGGGTGAAGGCCTGGTGGAGTTAACCCAAGCCATGATGAACAACCTGCAGAACCTCATGCTGCACAGAATCAGGTCTGAAAGTACTGACAGCAGGTCGTGGCAGGAGGACGGGCTCTTCGCTTTCTGCTATAATATCGTGTTCCGCGCCGGGTATCTGGCACTTTTTGGAAATGAGGCAGCCAAGTCTTCAGGAAGCCCGGACAAAGCAAAGGAGGTCGACCGAAAGGAGTCAGAAGAGCTCTTTCACGAGTTCCGTAAATATGATCAACTTTTCCCCAAGCTGGCCTATGGAGTTCTGGGACCTTCTGAAAAAATGGAAGCAGAGAGGCTGAAAAGGCATTTTTGGAACACCCTTGCTGTGGAGAAGATGAAGAGCAGGGAGAACATTAGTGGCTGGGTGTCTGAATCGCAGCAGATGCGTGAAGAGCATGGAGTGCTCAAGTCCATGCAGGACAGACACATGTTCCTGCTTCTGTGGGCGTCTCAAGGCAACACAGGTCCTGCATCCTTCTGGCTTCTCCTATTCCTCATGATGCACCCAGACGCCATGGCGGCCGTGAAGAGTGAGGTCGATGAGGTTCTGCATGAAACCGGACAGGAGGTGAAGCGTGGAGGTCCGCTGATTAACCTGACTCGAGACATGCTGCTGAAAACCCCGGTTCTGGACAGTGCCGTGGACGAGAGCCTGCGCTTGACGGCCGCCCCGGTGCTCACACGAGCTGTCCTGCAGGACATGAGCCTGAAAATGAACAATGGGTGTGAATACAAGATCCGCAAAGGAGACCGCGTGTCCCTCTTCCCCTACACCGCTGTCCAGATGGACCCCGAGGTGCACCCCGacccacacacatttaaatatgACCGCTTCCTCACACCCGAGGGCGGGAAAAAGACCGAATTCTacaaaggaggaaagaaagtcAAGTACTTCAACATGCCGTGGGGTGCCGGGGTCAGTATGTGTCCCGGGAGGTTTTTCGCCGTCAACGAGCTCAAGCAGTTCGTCTTCCTCATGCTGACATACTTTGACTTTGAGCTGAAGAACCCAAATGAAGTGATCCCAGACATTGATGTGAGGCGGTGGGGATTTGGGACCATGCAGCCAACGCGGGACATCCCcttcagatacaggctcaggtttTAG